From Bacillus kexueae:
AAGCATAGTAAGCTAAAATTGTAACAGATAAATTGCCATCTTTTTCATCTGGGTATAGCTTCCACGTACCGTTTGCTTCTTGCTTTGAAACGATTCGACCAACAAGTCTCTCGATTAACGGTTCATCTCTCATTTTTAAAGATGAAAGCAAAATAATCATCGAACAGTCCGTTATTACCCCCGTATCGAACGGGTAGTTCCATGAACCATCAGGCTGCTGCTCTTTTATCAGTTCGCTTTTCAGACGGTGAATCTCTTCCAAAGCTTGCTCATACATAAGATGTCACCTCTTTCCAAACCCTTACCTATATTTATTCATATCATTTTTAACACATTCTTAAGGAGGAAGATTCTTTTGCTTATCGATAGCGAATTAAAACAACACTTACTCAATCAAATGTCCTCTTCCCCCTCTTTTTCACCACTTACGAATGAAGAAAAGCGTTTAATCCAGCGAATTCGCGAAGAAACACGCTATCATAACGTGAATAATATTAACCGAACTGAAGCCTATCTTACTTTTTATTTAAAACATCCTGAAATTCATTGGTCACTCCTTGCTCACCTTGTCTCGCGAAATGCGGGATGGAATATGACCGATTTGCAAGGAGAATTTCTCCCAAGCTTATTAAAAGATAAAGAAAGAACAAGTTTCTTTTCTTTTTTAGAGCGAGGGAATTGGCTCATTTTTCACGATGCTTTTCCCCAATTATTGCTTTACGAGCAATCAAAAAAGCAAAAGAAGAATCTATTTCACTTACTTCCTCATTTCCACGTATCTTCTTTTATGGAAGTGATGTGGAACGATTTTTGGACTCACCATAACCATAAACGGTTAACCATTGCCCTGATAGTTAATGAACAAAACTTTATTGAAAAACGACTCGTTCATCACGTCTCGTCCATCACAAGTTCCCTGCCCTTTAAAATGTATGATTTCCTATCGTTTAATCACATTCTGTTTCCTTATACGATAACTAATGGGCGACCACGGTTAGTTGGAACAACTGTTCAAATGTTTCATTCATTGTTAAAAAGAATTGAACTGGGAAAAAGGCTGTATTTGATATTACGCAACGATCCCTCCAGAATGGAACAAATCGTCAGTTGGGCTAGAACTCATCCTCATACTGGTTCTCGTGCCGATTATTGGCCGGATGTTTTTCACCCTATTAAACTAGAAATTAAAGATTATACGTTTCAAGAAAAGATTCAAGGTTGTCAATTAAAGAAGGGTGCCCTTCCCATTTATAGCCCTCCTTTACAAACCGTCTGGTCTAATACTACCCATACGTTAGAAGATTTGAGCGACTGGTTTAAATCCCTTTCTGTTCTGTCCTATTTCTCCTTTGATGAGACTCCGTCTGCATCCATTCAAAAGGACTATTGCGAAACACTTCATACAATACAATTTGCCGTAAAAGCGAAAAAATGGATTCTTCCCTAACGACTTGAGAAAGAAGGACTGACGCTATATATTAATCTCATAAGAAACATACATGATTTTACACTCACACCCCGGACATGAAAATTTATTCTCCCCGGGGTTTCCTTTCTACCATCTACCTATCGTGATCGACCATTCAGCTCATAGGTAACTTTTATTTTCACAGAAAAAGCGCAAAGCGCAAGTCCTTAGGCGAAGGGCGCTGGAGGACCTGAGAGGAAGCTTCCGTCACCACAGCAGGGCCGAAGCGACCCGAGCCGATGGCGCTTGGAGCTAGACACCAAAAAACTGTAAAGAGAATACTTTAACACTTTATTGAACTTAAACTTTCTGTAACAATAAAAAAACCTTCCAGAATGTTGAAACTCCAACATCCCGGAAGGTTTATGTTAATTATTTAGAACAAAGCGCACAATTACACCGCTTCTTCATACTTAGATTCACGAGTTGGCCAGCTTTCAACCCCTTTTAATCCTTCTATATCATCTGCATAGAATACAGGGTCTAAACCTTGTTTACGTTGTTCCATATAATTCTGAAGTGCTTTATACGCAAACTTCCCTAATAAACCAATCGCTATTAAGTTCGTCAGTGCCATTAATGCCATCGCTAAATCCGCTAAATCCCAAACGATTTGTAAGCTTGCCATCGATCCGAATACGATCATTCCTAATGCAATTACGCGATAGATGAATAAAGCTGTTTTTGACTTATGAATGAACTCTAAGTTCGCCTCTCCATAGTAGTAGCTTCCGATAATAGAACTGAAGGCAAACATGAAGATAGCAAAGGCTAAGAAATAAGTTGCCCAAGGTCCAAAATGTTCAGCTAAAGAAGCTTGTGTTAATTCAATGCCCACCAGCCCTTGCTTATACGGTTCGGATAATAAGATGATAAAGGCTGTTGCCGAACATACAAGTAACGTGTCGAAGAATACTCCTAATGCTTGGATAAATCCTTGTTTTACTGGGTGAGATACATTTGCTGTCGCTGCTGCTACCGGAGCAGAACCCATCCCGGCTTCGTTTGAGAATAATCCACGCTTAACACCGTTCATAATGGCAGCACCAATTCCACCACCAATAACTTCTTCTAATCCGAACGCACTCTTTACAATTAACGCAATTAATGCAGGTACTTCAGTGATATTAATAACTGTCACATATAAAGCTAATGCTAAGTAGAATACAGCCATAATCGGTACGATAATCGCAGAAAAACGCGCAATTCGTTTTACTCCACCGAAGATGATCATTGCCGTTAATACTGTTAACAACGCGCCCATTAATGCCTCATTCATTCCAAATGAATTGTTGAACGCAGTGGCAATTGTATTACTTTGAACAGCATTAAATGTTGTTCCGAATGATAATATAATGGTCACCGCAAAAATGGTACTTAACCAACGCTTCCCTAACTGCTTTTCCATATAGTAACCAGGTCCACCTTTGAACCCGTCTTTATCTTTCACTTTAAAAATTTGCGCTAATGTACTTTCAACAAAAGCACTTGCCCCACCAAGAATGGCTACAAGCCACATCCAGAAGACAGCCCCTGGTCCACCAATCGCAATCGCCATTGCTACCCCAGCGACGTTTCCTGTCCCGATACGTGTCGCAGCTCCGATAAAGAAAGCTTGCAGTGAAGAAATACTTCCCTTTTGATCTTTCTTTGGCTTTTCAGCCACGACGCGGAACATTTCACCTAAGTAGCGAATTTGAACAAAGCCCGTTTTTATCGTAAAAAGTAAACCTAAACCAAGCAAAAGACCAATTAGAACATATCCCCATAGTAGTGTATTCGCTTGTCCAATTAAGCTATGAATAAACTCCATTATTCCCTTCCCCCTTGATTGTTCTTAAGGTGTCTTTACACCTAGAGTATATTAAGTTTTCAGAACATAATCAACAATCAGTAATTTCCAATTGTTAAAAAATCGACACATTTTTTAAATTTTTGTCCAAATTTATTTTAAAAAATCTTACAAAGTGGAATTTTACCCAATATCTGTTATTAATCAAACGAGGTGTCCGTATAGATTGCTCCTTTTAAAATTATTAAGATGAATAGCTCCGGACACTTGCTGGAACCAGGTTTCCTCACATATACCTACAGCGTCTTTCCCCTACCACAGGAGTCCAGTCACTCGAATTCATGAGGTAAAAGTTCCCTGACTTACTACCAACAACCTCATAGAAAAGAGCCTCCTAAAAAAAAAGACCGTAAGATGTTGTTACCCCAACAAATCTTACGGTCTATCATTATCGAATTTCATGTAAATACTTTTTGAGTAGGTTTGGTAAATAGTCATACGTAACGAGGTCTTGAGGGTAGTGAAACGGAAACTCTTCTTCCTCGACCAGCTCTTGTATAACTTCGTTTAGTGCTTGCATGTAAAAAGCATAAAAGAACTCGTAACTAAACGGTTCCTTTGGTACATCGTTTTCGGCGCAGACGATGGGATCACAGTAATTCAAATAGGTTCGGCACGGAATCGGACGCACTTCATACGCTTTACACGTATTAGAATTCGTATCCAAAAACGGGCAAGGTAATTGTTTTTGAATATATGTTTTCTTAAAATCTCCTTCAAATGGCATGGAGCACACGTCTTTGATCTTCGCCTCATAGCTTGAAAAATAGTCTTTTAAATGCGCCTTCATATCTTCACGTGCTTTTTCCGGTAACGTTTCGATGTAATCCACTAGCATTTTTCCTTCGGCTTGTGTCACAATGATGGGAAAATAACAGCAATGCGCACAACCTTTTAAACAGCTTGGTTTAATAGTGGCTTTCTGTTCAATTTTTTCAATCTCTTCATCCACTACGGATAATAGCCCTTTTAATGTCATCACCATAAATTGCTGAAAAGTAACAGGTTCTTCTATATTAAAAAGCTCTTCTACTTGCTCAAAGAATGCTTCACCATCTGGTATGAATTTCTCATTTATTTTCTCGCATATTTGAACCATTTGCTCGTAAGACAAATAGCGACTCATCCTCGTCACACTCCTCTCACCTCTCCTATACTAGTAAAGTCTTAAAAAATTGTCCACCAATTATCTTCCCCTATTCATGGAAGAATGTTACAATAAAATGTAATCACCACGAATCGCCTCTTAGAATTCAACTATTCCAAAGAGAAAGGATGAGGGGAATCCATGTATTTTGGAAGTAAAGGTTGGTATGTCAAGGAGTTAAAGAAACGAGGCATTCGCGATTACGAAGGAAGAAAACTAGAAAGCTACAAAACCCACATTTTAGCTAAGCTTCTAAGTAAACACGCATCATAATTTTAGAATATTCAAAAAGGCGCTTACGATTAATGAGCGCCTTTCTTTAATTGCTCTATATGATGATGAACATGGTTGCAATGGGCCTCCACCATTTCTCCAATGGACATCTGTTGACCATTCGACAGACGAACCTTGCTCCTAAGTTCTTTTTCTGTAAGAGTAGATACATAATCCACAACTTGAGAATGAACTGTTAAAAATCTAGCAATAAGTTGTTCAGATTTTATTTTTCGGGCATACCATTTTGTCCACAACATATTTCCCAGGTTTAGAAAGCTTTTAGGAATTGACCGCTGATTTTTACCTTGCACCGCTCGTTTAATTCCTTGAAAAATTATACGGGAGTGATATGAGCAAAGACATTTTGTTCAGACAGTTACTAATTCACCTTATCAACGTTCGTTTAAACGAATTATCCATACAAATTCATTAATTAGACCAGTACATACAATTAA
This genomic window contains:
- a CDS encoding DUF2515 family protein, with product MLIDSELKQHLLNQMSSSPSFSPLTNEEKRLIQRIREETRYHNVNNINRTEAYLTFYLKHPEIHWSLLAHLVSRNAGWNMTDLQGEFLPSLLKDKERTSFFSFLERGNWLIFHDAFPQLLLYEQSKKQKKNLFHLLPHFHVSSFMEVMWNDFWTHHNHKRLTIALIVNEQNFIEKRLVHHVSSITSSLPFKMYDFLSFNHILFPYTITNGRPRLVGTTVQMFHSLLKRIELGKRLYLILRNDPSRMEQIVSWARTHPHTGSRADYWPDVFHPIKLEIKDYTFQEKIQGCQLKKGALPIYSPPLQTVWSNTTHTLEDLSDWFKSLSVLSYFSFDETPSASIQKDYCETLHTIQFAVKAKKWILP
- a CDS encoding alanine/glycine:cation symporter family protein, with the translated sequence MEFIHSLIGQANTLLWGYVLIGLLLGLGLLFTIKTGFVQIRYLGEMFRVVAEKPKKDQKGSISSLQAFFIGAATRIGTGNVAGVAMAIAIGGPGAVFWMWLVAILGGASAFVESTLAQIFKVKDKDGFKGGPGYYMEKQLGKRWLSTIFAVTIILSFGTTFNAVQSNTIATAFNNSFGMNEALMGALLTVLTAMIIFGGVKRIARFSAIIVPIMAVFYLALALYVTVINITEVPALIALIVKSAFGLEEVIGGGIGAAIMNGVKRGLFSNEAGMGSAPVAAATANVSHPVKQGFIQALGVFFDTLLVCSATAFIILLSEPYKQGLVGIELTQASLAEHFGPWATYFLAFAIFMFAFSSIIGSYYYGEANLEFIHKSKTALFIYRVIALGMIVFGSMASLQIVWDLADLAMALMALTNLIAIGLLGKFAYKALQNYMEQRKQGLDPVFYADDIEGLKGVESWPTRESKYEEAV
- a CDS encoding YkgJ family cysteine cluster protein, producing the protein MSRYLSYEQMVQICEKINEKFIPDGEAFFEQVEELFNIEEPVTFQQFMVMTLKGLLSVVDEEIEKIEQKATIKPSCLKGCAHCCYFPIIVTQAEGKMLVDYIETLPEKAREDMKAHLKDYFSSYEAKIKDVCSMPFEGDFKKTYIQKQLPCPFLDTNSNTCKAYEVRPIPCRTYLNYCDPIVCAENDVPKEPFSYEFFYAFYMQALNEVIQELVEEEEFPFHYPQDLVTYDYLPNLLKKYLHEIR
- a CDS encoding YflJ family protein encodes the protein MYFGSKGWYVKELKKRGIRDYEGRKLESYKTHILAKLLSKHAS
- a CDS encoding DinB family protein, which codes for MQGKNQRSIPKSFLNLGNMLWTKWYARKIKSEQLIARFLTVHSQVVDYVSTLTEKELRSKVRLSNGQQMSIGEMVEAHCNHVHHHIEQLKKGAH